One Lactobacillus sp. ESL0785 DNA window includes the following coding sequences:
- the dtd gene encoding D-aminoacyl-tRNA deacylase: protein MRVVIQRVNEAQVKIADNVVGQITKGLLLLVGIKEGDDLAVVQKAAAKVVKMRIFADENGKTNLAIKDIGGQILSVSQFTLLADTKKGNRPSFIQAMRPPKSKELWEAFNQELASAGLHVETGEFGADMKVSLENDGPFTIVLDL from the coding sequence ATGCGGGTTGTCATTCAACGGGTCAATGAGGCACAAGTAAAAATTGCTGATAATGTTGTTGGTCAAATTACTAAGGGCTTATTGCTGCTAGTAGGAATTAAGGAAGGCGATGATTTAGCAGTTGTGCAAAAAGCTGCTGCTAAAGTTGTCAAGATGAGAATTTTTGCAGATGAAAATGGCAAAACTAATTTAGCAATTAAGGATATTGGCGGCCAAATTTTAAGTGTTAGTCAATTTACCTTGTTAGCTGATACTAAGAAAGGTAATCGACCAAGTTTTATTCAGGCAATGCGACCACCAAAATCTAAAGAATTATGGGAAGCTTTTAACCAAGAATTGGCTAGTGCTGGTTTACATGTTGAAACTGGTGAATTCGGTGCTGATATGAAGGTTAGCTTGGAAAACGATGGGCCATTTACGATTGTATTAGATCTGTAA